The Collimonas fungivorans Ter331 genome has a segment encoding these proteins:
- a CDS encoding hemagglutinin repeat-containing protein, with protein sequence MNSHQRQMQQQAAVNARDPSRPALSERSWMRRTAKTMLALYLCQTVLAVLPAQAGNLPIAASPNAPAGQRPLIDGAQNGVPIVLIAPPSASGVSRNQYGQFNVNPNGLILNNSSGNTQTQLGGWITGNPQLGNTPARIILNEVVSNNPSQLRGTIEVAGQRANIVVANPNGITCDGCGFLNANRGTLTTGQVQFGANGAINGFNVGQGQLTIGSGGLNASNIEQLDLIARGLVIEGEVWAKNLNALAGANQVLYGTLQTTPQVGTGAAPRFAIDIKDLGGMYANQVYLVSTEQGLGVNSSGRVAALQGNLVLSSNGDLTLKDSYAKQNIQLAANGNTVLIGQTQSEGSTTIASGGSLAQQGTLDSQGQLIVNAGALSNSGSTIQRSADNLTLAINGVAANSGSIASGGALNLNAAGITDSGGKLLAAGDLNLQALNLSFSGSQLNSDKNVNLTASAGNLLASGSNVAAGNNLNVSAGGQLSNAGGIWQAGQNASIQAASVSNVGGTLLANGQLGVTTAGKLDNSGGKLMGSQAVALNAQQLVNDANGLVASDLATRISATQGISNQGGMLSGKTDLTVDANGAAINNTAGTLVSDASLNVSAGALDNSRGQLTARAQNGGAATLNLASLSNRQGVIDAAGSLALSTSGAIDNTQGSIASGTTASAAAGGAQIQSASLTNNGGQVIARDTLAINTGALGNDAIGAGKGILASNKGAVTINAGAASNIGGLVTSATGTTLNTQALNSSGGEISSGAALAINTAGQTLTNTGGRILANGKVEIQAGAVASNANGAQAALISSGSSLDIRASTLNNGGSVIVAGNTADASAGKVDLELGGGALSNNGGAIQSTNAMTINAGTVGNQSGQITANNTVNLNAASVDNTAGLVSAVNTLAVASAAAIQNGRGQLASNGNLSLSASTLDNIQGMVSAKQQADLKLGTGLLNNAGGQIVGTQALTVQSGEIRNAAGTIASGANLVLNTQGQAFDNSAGQVVASGNLDIASAQLNNSGGTIASLKGAAGINTGGQALTNDSGKIQAAGNTTLSAGNTSNVKGLISGQDITIAAATFDNAGAQVVAAGNLSTSTAALNNTQGLLQSVGNARIDSHGQAIVNRSSGNSGGIVSGGTLDVKGGSLDNQAGYVASNGKQTLAVAGDLDNRSSGQIVANGSNTITAANVLNSSGLIQSLGDIGITAAGSISNNGGQVAANGDAVLNAVNIDNSAAGNISATNIRASANSISNAGGNIKAGKDAVITTALGAASLDNTGGLVSAKHDVTINATALNNASGKIVGDNSATVTTSSNSLSGTIASSNAVTLNVNGDYNNTGLLSAQKTLTVNASNITNSGTLTSGDTLNVTAGNLTNSGEISAQTTNLNVSGTLTNSSTGLIDGVTTNIIAGTTNNSGRIYGDLLRISGGAVNNSGSGTIAARNTLLIGVQNLSNTEGGLIYSLGDLGIGGAIDGNGNLQGSVENLLNASAKIEAQGNLAITAASLVNRNNHLTTRVVVDPTINQDQVQPSGSATKYKSSDCFGVGGGGDSVSCIVHPDKYGQRSTVATARTVIPDSCSGSGDSQTCIPGSIVDNYPWNSPVFAQFGVATVTSAAPVEPNGGPGGCSFMTDNGSVDLTTPQCVQWRKDYAVWSTAYEATLDALAPKIDSYNASVREDNRLDQFEDYTWYKVTASSSHIEVTNSAPAQILSGGSMTLNGSVTNQDSQIVAGGALAIVGPTVRNLATQGESRTTYSGTAEFTHVDSCGTFGGSHCRSWDGAQPYNAAPQVISVDLPTVVYQQNAGNQTDSRNLGVSTANPDGSVAGAVSSAIGNARIIGAQAVNAVLATGAGADSIGRALPVVQSVAANGTGLRAHDVILTTPPRLILPNNSLFTIHPEPGSRYLVETDPRFTNQRNFLSSDYFLQALNRDPERNLKRYGDGFYEQQLINDQILALTGRRYLTSYTSTEDEYKALMNAGVAYANQYQLSPGVALSAEQMANLTTDIVWLVSRSVTLADGSTQQVLVPQVYLRRPQGGDLQQSGALIAGGDVMIKTDSDLVNSGSIAATNSTTLLAGNDLLNQGGRISGQDIVARARNDLVNLSGVIQGSGNDSIVTLLAGRDIVLQTRTIDTVNPEATSTRTNIDRIATVQGGTVTLNAARDLVVKGANVSAVGTASTDNPNGGNLIATAGRDVKVSAVTGQYQIDVENPAGHSVEGRTGFIKESTVSNQLASLNASNNLGLAAGQGGSGDLTLKGANLNAGNNALLSGSNVSIEAVKDSVVNDIQTVGKKEYHRIGSADETLVGGNVNAGNNLTVKATGTPSGATDASGSVVAQAGSGNITLTSAYLATTTGQVTLAANNDVTIKSATTEHSTVQESYVKSGDAMSTTTTTIAKHSSLQQAEGSTVSGNSVLAVAGHDINIQGSNVVGTKDVTLAAANNVNILTAQSKSAQSSYEKKETSGLFSTGASITMGSKEQDNENTLKTVTNTGSVIGSTGGNLTINAGEHYTQTGSRVVAPAGDISIAAKSVDINAAFDTSEQNSKTHTEQSGLSLGVSSPIVSALQSIEQMSDASKKTDDSRMKLLAAAAAAMTAKAVADAAANPSVTVSLTIGASKSDSQSKQTSSTAVGSSVAAGGNLAISATGADKDSNVNILGSNISAGKDASIKADGDINLQATQSTSDQHSTSSSSSAAVGIAATYGSNGLAFGVTANASGSRGKADGDDVTQNNTHVVAGNTLTLESGHDTNIKGGVASARQVIADVGTSGQGNLNIESLQDTSNYKSKDQSIGGSVTIGYGFAASGNYSQTKVNGSFASVGEQSGIAAGDGGFQVKVNGNTDLKGGVIASSDKAIQDNKNSLATQTLTQVDIKNHSDFDASGFGVSGGFGVGGDKGDGKAADGSTAKAPTVGGQTLQTFQTGSTGTSAGIGSASGSSSSTTRSGISGGVVTITDDAAQQAKTGTTAVQTVASINRDVSTAKDSSGALTKDWDGQKLKDDVSAQVQITSTFGQQAAKNIGDYAKGKEDGLRAQAQTAKNSGDLDGAAALSAEADKWTDGGAYRVALHTAAGALSGGLGGAAGALTSATAMNVIGDEIKKMDLPADLKQGLAQIAATALGAAIGGAAGAASGLNVEANNRQLHQDERQWAKDKAQQYQQYLAKNYDEKITAEEAYQRLLSAGYAMVDDAALVGGKSDEKAKQFISENKTGNLFTATAIERRDSRLGGNPDGSWTPEQQARFGAKTPGENASKLVTIATDYLGKPCGANCGAKFDAINNAVLALEAAKPLYQDDVGSITLINRQIELLKNGIGYEERVRGAAQSIGNTDKAIAAALLGGPSRIIAGNATADTLNTVSLVQQLKDLRLVLPSGPKTGGNMGIAQIDIPGIPSTMAASSQINTPTITQQALGFVGQVPETFTSSAVPSASGVLINRAVDSEAKILNNVAARLGDNTSVAGTINLLTERAPCSSCSNIIQQFQTKYPNIIINVMDNNGIVLRPPKKGL encoded by the coding sequence ATGAATTCGCATCAACGACAAATGCAGCAGCAAGCCGCAGTTAACGCACGGGATCCATCGCGACCTGCGCTGTCGGAGCGTTCCTGGATGCGGCGCACGGCGAAAACCATGCTTGCCCTGTACCTGTGCCAGACCGTTCTGGCCGTATTGCCGGCGCAGGCAGGCAATCTGCCCATTGCAGCATCGCCCAACGCACCTGCCGGCCAGCGTCCGCTGATCGATGGCGCACAGAACGGCGTGCCGATCGTGCTGATCGCGCCGCCCAGCGCCAGCGGCGTTTCGCGCAACCAGTACGGCCAGTTCAATGTCAATCCCAACGGCCTGATTCTCAACAACAGCAGCGGCAATACGCAAACCCAGCTGGGCGGCTGGATCACCGGCAATCCGCAATTGGGAAATACGCCGGCGCGCATCATTCTTAATGAAGTGGTGTCGAACAACCCCAGCCAGCTGCGCGGCACCATTGAGGTCGCAGGACAACGCGCCAACATCGTGGTCGCCAATCCGAACGGCATCACTTGCGACGGCTGCGGCTTCCTGAACGCCAATCGCGGCACGCTGACCACCGGCCAGGTCCAGTTCGGCGCAAACGGCGCGATCAACGGCTTCAATGTCGGCCAAGGGCAATTGACGATCGGCAGCGGCGGCCTGAACGCCAGCAATATCGAACAGCTTGACCTGATCGCCCGCGGCCTGGTGATCGAAGGCGAAGTCTGGGCCAAGAACCTGAATGCCCTGGCTGGCGCCAACCAGGTGCTGTACGGCACGCTGCAAACCACGCCGCAAGTCGGCACCGGCGCCGCGCCGCGCTTTGCGATCGACATCAAAGATCTGGGCGGCATGTATGCCAACCAGGTGTACCTGGTTTCCACGGAACAGGGCCTCGGCGTCAACAGCAGCGGCAGGGTTGCCGCCTTGCAGGGCAACCTGGTGTTATCGAGCAATGGCGACCTGACCTTGAAAGACAGCTACGCCAAACAGAATATCCAGCTGGCGGCGAACGGCAACACCGTGTTGATCGGGCAGACCCAAAGCGAAGGCAGTACGACCATCGCCAGCGGCGGCAGCCTGGCGCAGCAGGGTACGCTGGATTCTCAAGGACAACTGATCGTCAATGCCGGCGCCTTGAGCAATAGCGGCTCGACGATCCAGCGCAGCGCCGACAACCTGACGCTTGCCATCAATGGCGTCGCAGCCAATAGCGGCTCTATCGCCAGCGGCGGGGCACTGAACCTGAATGCCGCCGGCATCACGGATAGCGGCGGCAAATTGCTTGCCGCCGGCGATCTCAACCTGCAGGCGCTGAATCTCAGTTTCTCCGGCAGCCAGCTCAACTCTGACAAGAACGTCAATCTGACCGCCAGCGCCGGCAACTTGCTGGCCAGCGGCAGCAATGTCGCCGCTGGCAATAACCTCAATGTCAGCGCCGGCGGCCAGTTGAGCAACGCGGGCGGCATATGGCAGGCCGGGCAGAATGCCAGCATACAGGCGGCATCGGTCAGCAACGTCGGCGGCACCTTGCTGGCAAACGGCCAGCTGGGCGTCACCACGGCCGGCAAGCTCGACAATAGCGGCGGCAAGCTGATGGGCAGCCAGGCGGTTGCCCTGAACGCGCAACAACTGGTCAACGACGCCAATGGCCTGGTCGCCAGCGACCTGGCTACACGTATCTCTGCTACCCAAGGCATCAGCAACCAGGGCGGGATGTTGTCGGGCAAGACCGATTTGACGGTCGACGCCAATGGCGCGGCAATCAACAACACGGCGGGGACGCTGGTATCGGATGCTTCGTTGAATGTCAGCGCCGGCGCGCTGGACAATAGCCGCGGCCAGCTGACCGCGCGCGCCCAGAACGGCGGCGCGGCGACACTCAACCTCGCCAGCCTGAGCAACCGCCAGGGCGTCATCGACGCTGCCGGCAGCCTGGCATTGAGCACCTCAGGCGCAATCGATAATACGCAAGGCAGCATCGCTTCCGGGACAACCGCCAGCGCTGCTGCGGGCGGAGCGCAGATCCAGTCCGCCAGCTTGACCAACAACGGCGGCCAGGTCATCGCCCGCGATACCTTGGCGATCAATACCGGCGCCTTGGGCAACGATGCGATAGGCGCCGGCAAAGGCATCCTGGCATCGAACAAAGGCGCCGTGACGATCAATGCAGGCGCCGCCAGCAATATCGGCGGGCTTGTCACCAGCGCCACCGGCACCACTCTCAATACACAAGCGCTGAACAGCAGCGGCGGCGAAATTTCGTCCGGCGCGGCGCTGGCGATCAATACGGCTGGCCAAACGCTGACCAATACCGGCGGCCGCATCCTGGCCAATGGCAAGGTGGAGATCCAGGCCGGCGCTGTCGCCAGCAACGCGAACGGCGCCCAGGCCGCGCTGATTTCCAGCGGCAGCAGCCTGGATATCCGTGCCAGCACGCTGAACAACGGCGGTTCAGTTATCGTCGCCGGCAACACGGCGGACGCCAGCGCCGGCAAGGTCGACCTTGAGTTGGGCGGCGGCGCGTTGTCCAACAACGGCGGCGCGATCCAGTCTACCAACGCAATGACCATCAATGCCGGCACCGTCGGCAACCAGAGCGGCCAGATCACGGCCAACAATACGGTCAACCTGAACGCTGCTAGCGTGGACAATACCGCCGGCCTGGTATCGGCGGTGAATACCCTCGCTGTCGCAAGCGCGGCTGCAATCCAGAACGGTCGCGGCCAGCTCGCTAGCAACGGCAACCTCAGCCTGAGCGCGAGCACGCTCGACAACATACAAGGCATGGTCAGCGCCAAGCAGCAGGCGGACCTGAAGCTGGGCACGGGCTTGCTCAACAATGCGGGCGGACAGATCGTCGGCACCCAGGCGCTGACTGTGCAGTCAGGCGAAATCCGCAATGCGGCGGGAACCATCGCCAGCGGTGCCAACCTTGTCCTGAACACCCAAGGCCAGGCGTTTGACAATAGCGCGGGCCAGGTTGTCGCCAGCGGCAATCTTGACATCGCCAGCGCTCAGCTCAACAACAGCGGGGGCACCATCGCATCGCTCAAGGGTGCGGCGGGCATCAACACCGGCGGCCAAGCGCTGACCAATGACAGCGGCAAGATCCAGGCTGCAGGCAACACCACGCTTAGCGCAGGCAATACCAGCAACGTCAAAGGTTTGATCAGCGGCCAGGACATCACTATCGCGGCGGCTACGTTCGACAACGCGGGCGCACAGGTTGTCGCGGCCGGAAATCTCAGCACCAGCACCGCCGCGCTGAACAATACCCAAGGCTTGCTGCAATCGGTTGGCAATGCCCGCATCGACAGCCATGGCCAGGCGATTGTCAACAGGAGCAGCGGCAACAGCGGCGGGATCGTCTCCGGCGGTACGCTGGACGTGAAAGGCGGCAGCCTCGACAACCAGGCCGGTTACGTGGCCAGCAACGGCAAGCAGACGCTGGCCGTGGCCGGAGACCTGGATAACCGCAGCAGCGGCCAGATCGTTGCGAACGGCAGCAATACGATTACCGCCGCCAATGTACTGAACAGCAGCGGCTTGATCCAGTCGTTGGGCGACATCGGCATCACTGCGGCCGGCAGCATTAGCAACAATGGCGGCCAGGTCGCGGCTAACGGCGATGCCGTGCTGAATGCGGTCAATATCGACAACAGCGCCGCCGGCAACATCAGCGCTACCAATATCCGCGCCAGCGCCAACAGCATCAGCAACGCCGGCGGCAATATCAAGGCTGGCAAGGATGCGGTGATCACCACCGCGCTTGGCGCCGCCAGCCTGGACAATACCGGCGGCCTGGTCAGCGCCAAGCACGATGTCACGATCAACGCCACCGCCCTGAACAACGCCAGCGGCAAGATCGTCGGCGACAACAGCGCCACCGTCACCACCAGCAGCAACAGCCTGAGCGGCACGATTGCGTCGAGCAACGCCGTCACGCTGAACGTCAACGGCGACTACAACAACACCGGATTGCTGTCGGCCCAGAAAACCCTGACCGTCAATGCCAGCAACATCACCAACAGCGGCACCCTGACCTCGGGCGATACGCTTAACGTCACGGCCGGCAACCTGACCAACTCCGGCGAGATCAGCGCGCAGACCACCAACCTGAACGTCAGCGGCACGCTGACCAACAGCAGCACCGGGCTGATCGACGGCGTCACCACCAACATCATTGCCGGCACGACGAACAACAGCGGCCGCATCTACGGCGACCTGCTGCGGATCAGCGGCGGCGCCGTCAACAACAGCGGCAGCGGCACCATCGCGGCCCGCAACACCTTGCTGATCGGGGTCCAGAACCTCAGCAATACCGAGGGCGGGCTGATCTACAGCCTGGGCGACCTTGGCATCGGCGGCGCGATTGACGGCAACGGCAACTTGCAAGGATCGGTAGAGAACCTGCTCAACGCCTCCGCCAAGATCGAAGCGCAAGGCAATCTGGCGATAACAGCCGCCAGCCTGGTGAACCGCAACAATCATCTGACCACGCGGGTCGTGGTCGATCCGACGATTAACCAGGACCAGGTGCAGCCTTCCGGGTCCGCCACCAAGTACAAGTCATCCGACTGCTTCGGCGTCGGCGGCGGCGGTGACTCGGTCAGCTGCATCGTTCATCCCGATAAATACGGCCAGCGCAGCACCGTCGCCACTGCCCGCACTGTGATTCCCGATTCCTGCAGCGGCAGCGGCGACAGCCAGACTTGCATCCCGGGTTCCATCGTGGACAACTATCCGTGGAATTCGCCGGTGTTTGCCCAGTTCGGCGTCGCGACCGTTACATCGGCCGCGCCGGTAGAGCCGAATGGCGGTCCGGGTGGCTGTTCCTTCATGACCGACAACGGCTCGGTGGATTTGACTACTCCCCAATGTGTGCAGTGGCGAAAAGACTATGCAGTCTGGAGCACAGCTTATGAGGCGACGCTGGATGCGCTCGCTCCTAAGATCGATAGCTACAATGCCAGCGTGAGGGAAGACAACCGGCTCGACCAGTTCGAGGACTACACTTGGTACAAGGTCACGGCAAGTTCAAGCCACATCGAAGTAACCAATAGCGCTCCGGCGCAGATACTGTCCGGCGGCAGCATGACGCTCAACGGCTCCGTCACCAACCAGGATAGCCAGATCGTTGCCGGCGGCGCGCTTGCCATCGTCGGCCCTACGGTCCGCAATCTTGCCACGCAGGGCGAGAGCCGTACCACCTACAGCGGCACCGCCGAGTTTACGCATGTGGACAGCTGCGGCACGTTTGGCGGCAGCCATTGCCGCAGCTGGGATGGCGCTCAGCCTTACAACGCGGCTCCGCAGGTCATCAGCGTTGATCTGCCGACCGTGGTGTACCAGCAAAACGCCGGCAACCAGACCGATAGCCGCAATCTCGGGGTCAGCACCGCCAACCCGGACGGCAGCGTCGCCGGCGCCGTCAGCTCCGCTATCGGCAATGCCCGCATCATTGGCGCACAGGCAGTCAATGCAGTACTGGCGACCGGCGCCGGCGCAGACAGCATCGGCCGCGCTTTGCCGGTAGTGCAAAGCGTGGCGGCAAACGGCACGGGTTTGCGTGCGCATGACGTTATCCTGACCACACCGCCGCGCCTGATCCTGCCAAACAACAGCCTGTTCACGATCCACCCGGAACCCGGGTCGCGCTACCTGGTGGAAACCGATCCCCGGTTTACTAACCAGCGCAACTTCCTCTCCAGCGACTATTTCCTGCAGGCGCTGAATCGCGACCCCGAGCGTAACCTGAAGCGTTACGGCGACGGTTTCTACGAACAACAGCTGATCAATGACCAGATCCTGGCGCTCACAGGACGCCGCTACCTGACCAGTTACACCAGCACCGAGGACGAATACAAGGCGTTGATGAACGCCGGCGTCGCCTATGCCAACCAGTATCAGCTGAGCCCCGGCGTGGCCTTGTCGGCAGAACAGATGGCGAATCTCACCACCGACATCGTCTGGCTGGTGAGCCGCAGCGTGACGCTGGCCGACGGCAGCACGCAGCAGGTGCTGGTGCCGCAGGTTTACCTGCGCCGTCCGCAGGGCGGCGACCTGCAGCAAAGCGGCGCCTTGATCGCCGGCGGCGACGTCATGATCAAAACCGATTCCGACCTGGTCAACAGCGGCAGCATCGCCGCCACCAACAGCACTACGCTGCTGGCTGGCAACGACCTGCTCAACCAAGGCGGCCGCATCAGCGGGCAGGATATCGTAGCCCGTGCCCGCAACGACCTGGTCAACCTGTCCGGCGTGATCCAGGGCAGCGGCAACGACTCTATCGTCACGTTGCTTGCCGGGCGCGACATCGTGCTGCAAACGCGCACCATCGACACCGTCAATCCGGAAGCCACCAGCACCCGCACCAACATCGACCGTATCGCCACGGTGCAAGGCGGCACGGTAACCCTGAACGCCGCACGCGACCTGGTCGTCAAGGGCGCGAACGTCAGCGCGGTCGGCACTGCCAGCACGGATAACCCGAACGGCGGCAACCTGATCGCCACCGCCGGCCGCGATGTCAAGGTCAGCGCCGTCACCGGCCAGTATCAGATCGATGTTGAAAATCCGGCCGGACACAGCGTTGAAGGCCGCACCGGCTTCATCAAGGAAAGCACGGTCAGCAATCAGCTAGCCAGCCTCAACGCCAGCAACAACCTGGGCCTGGCCGCAGGCCAGGGCGGGAGCGGCGACCTGACGCTGAAGGGTGCCAACCTCAACGCCGGCAATAATGCGCTGCTGTCGGGCAGCAATGTCAGCATCGAAGCGGTCAAGGACAGCGTCGTCAACGATATCCAGACTGTCGGCAAGAAGGAATACCACCGCATCGGCAGCGCCGACGAAACGCTGGTCGGCGGCAATGTCAACGCCGGCAACAACCTGACGGTCAAGGCTACCGGTACGCCAAGCGGCGCGACCGATGCCAGCGGCAGCGTCGTGGCCCAGGCGGGTAGCGGCAACATCACGCTGACTTCAGCCTACCTGGCGACAACGACCGGGCAAGTCACGCTGGCCGCCAACAATGACGTAACGATCAAGAGCGCCACCACCGAACACAGCACGGTGCAGGAAAGTTACGTCAAGAGCGGCGACGCCATGTCGACCACGACCACCACGATCGCCAAGCACAGCAGCCTGCAGCAGGCCGAAGGCAGCACGGTGTCGGGCAACAGCGTGCTGGCCGTCGCCGGCCATGACATCAATATCCAGGGCAGCAATGTGGTCGGCACCAAGGACGTAACGCTGGCGGCAGCCAACAACGTCAATATCCTGACTGCGCAAAGCAAGAGCGCGCAATCGTCGTATGAAAAGAAAGAAACCTCGGGCCTCTTCAGTACTGGCGCCAGCATCACCATGGGCAGCAAGGAACAAGACAATGAGAACACGCTCAAGACTGTTACGAATACCGGCAGCGTGATCGGCTCGACCGGCGGCAACCTGACGATCAATGCCGGGGAACACTATACGCAAACCGGTAGCCGGGTAGTGGCGCCGGCCGGCGACATCAGCATTGCAGCCAAATCGGTCGATATCAACGCAGCCTTTGACACCTCGGAACAGAACAGCAAGACCCATACCGAGCAAAGCGGCTTGTCGCTGGGCGTGAGCAGTCCTATCGTCAGCGCTCTGCAATCGATTGAGCAGATGAGCGATGCTTCCAAGAAGACCGACGATTCGCGCATGAAATTGCTGGCCGCCGCTGCGGCAGCCATGACCGCCAAAGCCGTGGCCGATGCGGCAGCGAATCCAAGCGTGACAGTCAGCCTGACCATTGGCGCCAGCAAGAGCGATAGCCAAAGCAAGCAGACCAGCAGCACTGCCGTGGGTTCTTCGGTGGCTGCAGGCGGCAACCTTGCCATCAGCGCCACCGGCGCCGACAAGGACAGCAATGTCAACATCCTCGGCAGCAATATCAGCGCCGGCAAAGACGCCAGCATCAAGGCCGACGGCGACATCAACCTGCAGGCAACGCAAAGCACCAGCGACCAGCACAGCACCAGTTCGTCGAGCAGCGCTGCGGTCGGGATCGCCGCCACATATGGTTCAAACGGCCTGGCGTTCGGCGTTACCGCCAACGCCTCGGGCAGCCGCGGCAAGGCGGATGGCGACGATGTCACTCAAAACAACACCCATGTTGTCGCCGGTAATACGCTGACGCTGGAATCCGGCCACGATACCAATATCAAAGGCGGCGTCGCCAGTGCGCGGCAAGTGATTGCAGATGTCGGCACCTCAGGCCAGGGCAACCTGAACATCGAGTCCCTGCAGGACACCAGCAACTACAAGAGCAAGGACCAAAGCATAGGTGGCAGCGTCACCATCGGCTACGGTTTTGCCGCTAGCGGCAACTACAGCCAGACCAAGGTCAACGGCAGCTTCGCCAGCGTCGGCGAGCAATCCGGCATCGCCGCCGGCGACGGCGGCTTCCAGGTCAAGGTCAACGGCAACACCGACCTCAAGGGCGGCGTCATCGCCAGCAGCGACAAGGCGATCCAGGACAACAAGAATAGCCTGGCGACTCAGACCCTGACCCAGGTCGACATCAAGAACCATAGCGACTTTGACGCCAGCGGTTTTGGCGTCAGCGGTGGTTTTGGCGTGGGCGGCGACAAGGGCGATGGCAAGGCGGCAGACGGCAGCACCGCCAAGGCGCCGACGGTAGGCGGACAAACGCTGCAAACTTTCCAGACCGGCAGCACCGGCACTTCGGCAGGGATCGGCAGCGCCAGCGGCAGCAGTAGCAGCACCACCCGCAGCGGCATCAGCGGCGGTGTCGTCACGATCACTGACGATGCTGCGCAACAGGCTAAAACCGGCACTACAGCTGTCCAAACCGTCGCCAGCATCAATCGCGATGTCAGCACGGCTAAGGACAGCAGTGGTGCCTTGACCAAGGATTGGGATGGTCAGAAGCTCAAGGATGATGTTTCGGCCCAGGTGCAGATTACTTCGACGTTTGGGCAGCAGGCGGCCAAGAACATTGGTGATTACGCAAAAGGCAAAGAAGACGGCTTGAGAGCGCAAGCGCAGACGGCCAAAAATAGCGGCGATCTGGATGGCGCTGCTGCGTTATCCGCAGAGGCTGATAAATGGACAGATGGCGGCGCCTACCGTGTCGCGTTGCATACAGCGGCAGGCGCACTTTCCGGTGGATTGGGAGGTGCTGCGGGGGCGTTGACATCGGCCACCGCGATGAACGTCATTGGCGATGAAATCAAGAAAATGGATCTGCCAGCAGACCTGAAGCAGGGGCTGGCGCAGATCGCGGCGACGGCATTAGGTGCGGCGATTGGCGGCGCCGCCGGGGCGGCTTCAGGATTGAATGTCGAGGCCAATAATCGACAATTGCATCAGGACGAACGTCAGTGGGCGAAAGATAAAGCTCAGCAATACCAGCAATACCTGGCCAAAAATTACGATGAAAAAATCACTGCCGAGGAAGCCTATCAGCGTTTGTTGTCGGCAGGTTATGCCATGGTGGACGATGCAGCTCTAGTGGGGGGTAAAAGCGACGAAAAAGCCAAGCAGTTTATTTCAGAAAACAAAACAGGCAATCTGTTTACTGCCACAGCAATTGAACGCCGCGATTCTCGCTTGGGTGGAAATCCGGATGGTTCTTGGACACCTGAACAGCAGGCCCGATTTGGGGCGAAAACTCCAGGCGAAAATGCTAGTAAATTAGTGACGATTGCCACTGATTATCTAGGTAAACCATGCGGCGCGAATTGCGGGGCAAAGTTCGATGCCATCAATAATGCCGTTCTCGCTTTGGAAGCTGCCAAACCGCTGTATCAGGATGATGTAGGTAGCATTACCTTGATTAACCGGCAAATTGAATTGCTCAAGAATGGCATCGGTTATGAAGAGCGCGTGCGTGGAGCTGCACAATCGATTGGTAATACCGATAAGGCAATTGCGGCAGCCCTCCTTGGCGGGCCATCTCGGATAATTGCCGGTAATGCGACAGCAGATACGTTGAATACGGTCTCTTTAGTACAGCAGTTAAAGGACTTACGATTGGTGTTGCCATCTGGTCCAAAAACGGGGGGGAATATGGGCATTGCCCAAATCGACATTCCAGGGATACCGTCAACTATGGCGGCATCGAGCCAAATCAATACGCCGACGATCACGCAGCAGGCACTTGGATTTGTAGGTCAAGTACCAGAAACTTTCACGAGTTCTGCTGTGCCATCAGCTTCCGGAGTTTTGATTAATAGAGCTGTAGATTCAGAAGCAAAAATATTGAATAACGTCGCTGCACGCTTAGGTGATAATACTTCTGTAGCGGGAACGATAAACCTGCTGACTGAGCGAGCACCATGCTCAAGTTGTTCAAACATAATTCAGCAGTTTCAAACAAAGTATCCAAACATTATCATTAACGTGATGGATAATAATGGAATCGTACTACGGCCACCAAAGAAAGGACTTTAA